The Pseudostreptobacillus hongkongensis sequence AGTATACACGATAAAGGTATAATCGACTTAGTATCTACTGCAAAAGCTGTTTAGGTAAAAGAATGTGATGGAACTTTCCATTCAATTAAACCAAACAAAATCGGAGTAGAATTACTTACCGGAGCTAAAATTACAGATAACAAAAGTATGAATAAAGTCGCTAAAATATTAATTGAACGAGGGATAATTAATGTCTACATTACTATTGGAAAAAATGGTGTTGTCTTTATGAATAAAGATAAAACTGAATTTATTCCTAATCTACCTGTCAAAC is a genomic window containing:
- a CDS encoding PfkB family carbohydrate kinase, whose translation is MKPNKIGVELLTGAKITDNKSMNKVAKILIERGIINVYITIGKNGVVFMNKDKTEFIPNLPVK